From Deltaproteobacteria bacterium, one genomic window encodes:
- the tig gene encoding trigger factor encodes MQVDISSPSSVERKVVIRVPAERLAEERQKVITDLSKYAQIKGFRKGKAPVAVIERLYGSAILDEVRQRILRDTVEKAFDENKLQPISQPVVDAKEPELGRDYEFSIQFEVKPEFEVKNYTGIEITQKAEAVTDDDVAKTLENLRQQHAILVPNEADQTLGTGLFFVGSYTGTIGEKEVSSGGKDVEIEIGASGQLPGLSDKLEGMKTGETRLVELTVPADWGSPDIQGKTYKVTFTCNAIKRRVLPTLDDEFAKDLEMESMDALRKKVREDMEAAAASRARNEAVSKLLDRIVEQNPVDVPPSLVESQSMEYIQRTYAQFQMQGLKMQPRPEELEKMKESVREDSTKAVRRSLVLLAIAEKEKLEATDTDVEAEVARRAESAGVPADKLRAYLDKEGALSQIRGQLIEKKVIDFLMEKSKVTV; translated from the coding sequence ATGCAGGTAGATATCTCCAGTCCCTCCAGTGTCGAGCGAAAAGTCGTGATCCGCGTGCCCGCCGAACGGCTTGCCGAGGAGCGGCAGAAGGTCATTACGGACCTGAGCAAGTATGCCCAGATCAAGGGGTTCCGGAAAGGAAAGGCCCCGGTCGCCGTCATCGAGCGGTTGTACGGCTCCGCCATACTGGATGAGGTCCGCCAGCGGATCCTGCGCGACACGGTCGAAAAGGCCTTCGACGAGAACAAGCTCCAGCCGATCTCCCAGCCGGTCGTGGATGCCAAGGAGCCGGAACTGGGCCGCGACTACGAGTTCAGCATCCAGTTCGAGGTCAAGCCGGAGTTCGAGGTCAAGAACTACACCGGAATCGAAATCACCCAGAAGGCAGAGGCCGTCACCGACGATGACGTGGCCAAGACGCTGGAGAACCTGCGCCAGCAGCACGCGATACTGGTCCCCAACGAGGCCGACCAGACGCTGGGCACCGGCCTGTTTTTCGTCGGTTCGTACACCGGCACCATCGGCGAGAAAGAGGTTTCCTCGGGCGGCAAGGATGTGGAGATCGAAATCGGCGCCTCCGGGCAGCTTCCGGGCCTGTCGGACAAGCTCGAAGGGATGAAGACCGGTGAAACCCGGCTGGTCGAGCTCACCGTCCCCGCGGACTGGGGCTCTCCCGACATCCAGGGCAAGACCTACAAGGTTACTTTCACCTGTAACGCCATCAAGCGGCGGGTGCTGCCCACGCTGGATGACGAGTTCGCCAAGGATCTCGAGATGGAATCGATGGACGCGCTCCGGAAAAAGGTCCGTGAGGACATGGAGGCGGCGGCGGCCAGCCGGGCGCGCAACGAAGCGGTCAGCAAGCTGCTCGACCGGATCGTCGAGCAGAACCCGGTCGATGTGCCGCCCTCGCTCGTCGAGTCGCAGTCCATGGAATACATTCAGCGGACCTATGCCCAGTTCCAGATGCAGGGTCTGAAAATGCAGCCGCGCCCGGAAGAACTCGAGAAGATGAAGGAAAGCGTGCGTGAGGACTCCACCAAGGCCGTCCGGCGCTCGCTGGTGCTGCTGGCCATCGCCGAGAAGGAAAAGCTCGAGGCCACCGACACCGATGTCGAGGCCGAGGTGGCCCGCCGGGCCGAATCGGCAGGAGTGCCCGCAGACAAGCTCCGCGCCTATCTGGACAAGGAAGGCGCTCTCAGCCAGATCAGGGGACAACTGATCGAGAAGAAGGTGATCGACTTTCTGATGGAAAAATCGAAGGTGACGGTCTAG
- a CDS encoding MotA/TolQ/ExbB proton channel family protein, translating to MSIKELLALLGEHYHEGGWMMHGIAATGIIAFAIFCERFYIIWIKAKFSKEEYLVTIKKFLSERNVDGAIAWLQEREHPLANILRAGLVQFKSGDPKFKEAMDLASISNMPQLEKRTGYLAMLGNIATLAGLLGTVVGLIGAFGAVGGAEASKKAEILAASISEAMNCTAFGIGTAIPCLLSFAIVSSKTTAVISDIETVSATVSDFLERIAEKEAA from the coding sequence ATGTCTATCAAGGAACTTCTGGCGCTTCTGGGCGAGCACTATCATGAGGGCGGCTGGATGATGCATGGCATCGCCGCCACCGGAATTATCGCCTTCGCCATCTTCTGCGAGCGGTTCTACATCATCTGGATCAAGGCCAAGTTCAGCAAGGAAGAATACCTCGTCACCATCAAGAAGTTCCTCTCGGAACGGAACGTGGATGGCGCCATTGCGTGGCTCCAGGAGCGCGAGCACCCGCTGGCCAACATCCTCCGCGCCGGTCTCGTGCAGTTCAAGTCGGGAGACCCCAAGTTCAAGGAAGCGATGGATCTTGCATCCATCTCCAACATGCCGCAGCTCGAAAAGCGCACTGGATACCTGGCCATGCTCGGCAACATTGCAACGCTGGCCGGACTGCTGGGAACGGTTGTCGGTCTCATTGGCGCCTTCGGCGCGGTGGGTGGCGCCGAGGCATCAAAGAAAGCAGAAATCCTCGCCGCCTCGATTTCGGAAGCCATGAACTGCACGGCCTTCGGCATTGGCACGGCGATCCCGTGCCTCCTGTCATTCGCCATCGTGAGTTCAAAGACCACGGCCGTTATCAGCGATATCGAAACCGTATCCGCGACGGTCTCGGACTTCCTGGAACGGATTGCCGAGAAGGAAGCGGCCTGA
- a CDS encoding biopolymer transporter ExbD codes for MGKHTKGIKSLDAPVNLMPFIDLLCVLICFLIMSAVWVSITQIEINLPSSGGGGAGAAEDAPPPFSLTVVVKKAGYGIAASGGALPEIPKTDDGKYDTAKLGEKLAEIRGHFPNEREVVIASDPGIPYENLVSTMDIAVKNGFDAISLAPWNETTAEGQ; via the coding sequence ATGGGCAAGCACACCAAAGGCATCAAGTCACTGGACGCGCCGGTCAACCTGATGCCGTTCATTGACCTGCTGTGCGTCTTGATCTGTTTTCTGATCATGTCGGCCGTATGGGTTTCCATCACGCAGATCGAGATCAACCTGCCATCATCGGGCGGCGGCGGAGCCGGGGCGGCCGAGGATGCACCCCCGCCATTTTCACTGACGGTCGTGGTGAAAAAGGCCGGGTATGGCATCGCCGCTTCAGGCGGCGCCCTGCCTGAAATACCCAAGACGGATGACGGCAAGTACGACACTGCAAAACTCGGCGAGAAGCTCGCCGAGATTCGCGGGCACTTCCCCAACGAACGGGAAGTGGTGATTGCCAGCGATCCGGGCATTCCCTACGAAAACCTGGTCAGCACAATGGATATCGCCGTGAAAAACGGCTTTGACGCGATATCACTGGCCCCCTGGAATGAAACGACTGCTGAAGGGCAGTAG
- a CDS encoding biopolymer transporter ExbD, translating into MSAPDLMLTPLIDFLIVLVIFLIQSFSADPTISLPGDVRLPHSISEKGLKAAVAVAVSESVITVEGHAVAAVSDVAAMKDFIIPGLVAALQKTRERADAWAAAGIEGTEFKGDVIITSDKEIPFDILMKIMASCGEVGYGNLSLAVLQTI; encoded by the coding sequence ATGAGCGCTCCCGATCTCATGCTGACTCCGCTGATCGACTTTCTCATCGTGCTCGTGATCTTCCTCATCCAGAGCTTTTCCGCCGACCCGACGATCAGCCTCCCCGGTGACGTGCGTCTCCCCCACTCCATATCCGAGAAGGGCCTCAAGGCCGCGGTAGCGGTGGCAGTATCCGAATCGGTAATCACCGTGGAAGGGCATGCTGTCGCCGCCGTTTCAGACGTGGCAGCCATGAAGGATTTCATCATTCCTGGCCTCGTCGCCGCCCTTCAGAAGACCCGCGAGCGGGCTGATGCCTGGGCGGCCGCCGGCATCGAAGGCACTGAATTCAAGGGGGACGTCATCATCACGTCCGACAAGGAAATCCCCTTCGATATCCTCATGAAGATCATGGCCTCCTGCGGCGAAGTGGGATACGGCAACCTGTCGCTCGCCGTGCTCCAGACCATCTGA